In Plasmodium brasilianum strain Bolivian I chromosome 12, whole genome shotgun sequence, the genomic window ACAAcgaaattttgaattttgaattttgaattttgaattttatatCAGTGTTGTTACATTTacgttttttctttaaaataaatcattaaCTGAACGTGAGATCTacattttcaatataaatatatgtacatatatatatatacatatgtacttatatacatacatacatacaaacatgcatatacacatacatattgCACACTatgctttaattttttattgttttttccttGTTCCCTCAAAAAAAAGTTCTAAAGGGTTTTGAAGGACCTTTAAATTGAAAGTAGGAgaaggaaattttttttttttttatcacatatacataaatcctcatttgtatatatgtaaatgcattactttttgttattattatataatttttttttttttttaataagaaattttGGATCTAGcaattttccattttgtttatataacgttatcatttatacagataggaaaaaaaaaataaaaaaaataaaataataagaaaataaagcaGTCACTCATCGGGGAGATGCAAAAATtgttatcaaaaaaaaagaatacatatatatatatatatatatgtatgttgtGAGTATActgtatatttcattttgttaatttcgttattttcgttattttcgttattttcgttattttcgttaatttcgttattttcgttaatttcgttattttcgttaatttcgttaattttgttaatttcgttaatttcgttaattttgttaatttcgttaattttgttaattttgttaatttttttttttttttttttttttaaatgcttTCGTTAAAGTACTCCTGAGTTCTTATGCATAAATAACGAACTTCCTCGCTTATTAACTTTCTTCATCAAGgatgtatacatatgcgaTGGAAAAAGGAGTAAATGTTGTAAACGAAAACaacgaaataaaaaggattttgaaaaatataaaagatagtGAAAATACGAAAGATAAGTTTGCTAACATTTTAAAGTTGACGAAAAACACCAAggatttaaaagaaaaggataaaattaGTGTTCTAAAAGCAATAGATGTGGAATttctttgtttattattacgTTCAAAATATgagtttaaattatttactcTTCGTTTAATTAATAGCTTAATAGCAAATTCTACtgttattcatttaaaaaaatgcataccttttattattcctgatgttcataattatttaacgtatataaaaaaggtaaataggaaaataaacaaaactAAAAAGGCAATAAAAAGTTGTAGTCACTTAGAAAGGGGGCGTAATCAAGAGCGCAATGATGAACGAACATGTGTAAGGAATAGTTGGAGTAGTGAGGAAAAGCATACGGATGAGGAGAAGCATACGGATGAGGAGATGCATACGGATGAGGAGAAGCATACGGATGAGGAGAAGCATACGGATGAGGAAAAACATAGCGATGCGCTAGAAGTTTGGGATAGTATAAAAGACATGAACTCGTTTTATATCgaatttttaactttttttttgaaaattgaaccatttttaaagaaagaTGAAATGATTGTGGTAAGCAACTATTTCGACTccaaaaattatgatattgATGTTGATGTGGAAATGTACTTTTTTTGCAAAAGCTTAAGAAAAAAGTTTAGAGCAGAAAATGTTACAAGTAGCAAAGGTGatgtaattattaaaaagtcCGATAATGAGAACAACTGTAAGttgaataatgaaaaaagagaagaagtAGTCAACAATATGGTTAGTGAATTAGATGGTAGCAGTGAGGATGGTCTGTATACATATTCTACGGCATGTTCAGATGATAAGGAATACGTTAATTCTGAAAAGGATGTCCTTTATTCTTGTAATGACCAAGTTAATTTAATTGAGCTAGTTTTGGGAATTTTAAGAGAAAACATTACTATTGAAGAAGTATTGAGCggaagagaaaaaaacaaaaaaaaaaaaaaaggtcaagtggaagaaaaaatgagAGTGAACGCAAGGGAAAGTAAGAATAGAAGACTTGAAGAAAAGGTAAAAGGTAACGAAGTAGAATGTgtagaaaaatatagtagAAGGGATATGCTACATGATGACGATGTTGAAACATATAGCTTGGTGTCCATACTGGATGATGAATATAATCATCGTGccttattattaaaaaaagaaagtataaatatatcctTGCATTTTTTGAAcaatgtaattataaaacttaatgatattaaatttataaaggaatattttcatttgttaaATAGAGTAAttgaaaattatgataagGAGAACATAGTAACTTCGATGAACTGTTTAactaatttaaatatatatttaaaaaaaaatggttttAATCTTAAAAATGTGTTGGATGAAAATAGTGTTTATAAATTCTAtgcaaatattatttatttattttcaaagctaaaaacagaaaaagagaaagtactattatatactttatactcaactatatatacatgcttaAAATTTATGTGTGTAAATAAAAACTCTGTAGATATTATTAAAACCCCTTTGTCCTATATGAAtatagaattatatttattttttgacgatgttataaaatatggTAACGAGAGTGGACCTAAGAagtatatgttttataacaGCCATGTTAAATCGATGATTCGGTTGATTTGTAGTAACATTGAGCATATGGTAACGTTCGTGAGCGGTGAGTATTCTATGGATGAGGGGGGCgttgatgatgatgatgaggGTGCTAATGATAATACTATCGCTGGCGCTTACATTGCTACTGCCGCTGCTGCTACCTCTACCTCTACAGCTGATGGTGGATGTGCATCGCGAAACGGAAGATTTGTAGACCAACTCGAAGAATATTCTCCTGGTGTACGTGCAAAAGAGGGCTtccgaaaaaataaatacgttGGTGACGATAACTTAATGGATGGTATTTCTAGCAAAGAAGTACAAAGGAAGAACGTGCCTTCACCGAACTCGAGTAATAACAAAGACGAATGTATAACtgataagaaaaagaaaaagggaaaaacaTACATTGGTGGTAATGCTTTATCGtcaaaaaaagagaaagaaaaaaagctatttaataataaagacaAAAATCAAATTGAGTTAAATgacatttatgtaattttaaataaaataaaacaaacaattaaattattattagaattttttaaagatttaAAAGCCAATTTTAAAACACGAAATGAAGATTGTAACCatcttaaattatttaaagaaacttttaatgaagaaataaattcTTTGATACGTctattttgtaattatttaattcatgATATGGATCCATATATGGACgattttctaaatttattAGACTTTTTTGCTATTTGTGCAGAtgatcaaaattttttttttttcatttttgttgtAAAACATATTGACGCTAATCGTTACTTTAATAACAggatttttttaacaaaaatttttttatatatccttGATACTAATATGAAAAACATtgtacatgtaaaaatattatataatatacttaaCAAGTGCACATTTAACATTATAGAGTATTTGGAACTACGAGGTATCAAGGATCTTACTGGATATTTGGAAGTCGGGCAAAGTATACAAGTTAGCGAAAATGCAGTCAGTGATTACGatataattgaaaattttagTAGACCAATAGATAAGTTAAACaatgttcattttgtttacACCATATGTGAAGAtgaatattgtaaaaaaagcTATGATgataaatttaagaaaaacat contains:
- a CDS encoding hypothetical protein (conserved Plasmodium protein) yields the protein MEKGVNVVNENNEIKRILKNIKDSENTKDKFANILKLTKNTKDLKEKDKISVLKAIDVEFLCLLLRSKYEFKLFTLRLINSLIANSTVIHLKKCIPFIIPDVHNYLTYIKKVNRKINKTKKAIKSCSHLERGRNQERNDERTCVRNSWSSEEKHTDEEKHTDEEMHTDEEKHTDEEKHTDEEKHSDALEVWDSIKDMNSFYIEFLTFFLKIEPFLKKDEMIVVSNYFDSKNYDIDVDVEMYFFCKSLRKKFRAENVTSSKGDVIIKKSDNENNCKLNNEKREEVVNNMVSELDGSSEDGLYTYSTACSDDKEYVNSEKDVLYSCNDQVNLIELVLGILRENITIEEVLSGREKNKKKKKGQVEEKMRVNARESKNRRLEEKVKGNEVECVEKYSRRDMLHDDDVETYSLVSILDDEYNHRALLLKKESINISLHFLNNVIIKLNDIKFIKEYFHLLNRVIENYDKENIVTSMNCLTNLNIYLKKNGFNLKNVLDENSVYKFYANIIYLFSKLKTEKEKVLLYTLYSTIYTCLKFMCVNKNSVDIIKTPLSYMNIELYLFFDDVIKYGNESGPKKYMFYNSHVKSMIRLICSNIEHMVTFVSGEYSMDEGGVDDDDEGANDNTIAGAYIATAAAATSTSTADGGCASRNGRFVDQLEEYSPGVRAKEGFRKNKYVGDDNLMDGISSKEVQRKNVPSPNSSNNKDECITDKKKKKGKTYIGGNALSSKKEKEKKLFNNKDKNQIELNDIYVILNKIKQTIKLLLEFFKDLKANFKTRNEDCNHLKLFKETFNEEINSLIRLFCNYLIHDMDPYMDDFLNLLDFFAICADDQNFFFFIFVVKHIDANRYFNNRIFLTKIFLYILDTNMKNIVHVKILYNILNKCTFNIIEYLELRGIKDLTGYLEVGQSIQVSENAVSDYDIIENFSRPIDKLNNVHFVYTICEDEYCKKSYDDKFKKNITNIILFCIHFFLYYYFEILHQKKEKTVQTDFDFHKDNYFNLCNNQMQRDQQKFFLSVKVLLTISSLLFKRFDSYVIASILKKREILFVQDCIVCVLLYLKCSIEDENISSEENSSERTHIKRKRKKYFFQILELTYFIMYYHPYFVSLLIFRLRQTKQAKETIFLETAKLNMKEKYVSICSFLNRFIENYV